The genomic stretch CTTTCGGAGTGACCAATCCTACCCTAGCCCAAGCAGTGCGCAGGCTGGGATACTTTCCCATCGGCTGGAACATCCGCACACTGGACACTCAGCAACCCACTCCTGAAAAAATAATAAAACGCATCAAGAAACGGCTCGTTCCGGGCTCCATCCTTCTGCTGCATGACCGGATGCCCGATAGTGACAGGCTGCTGGTACAAGTTCTGGACTTTATAGAAAAAGAGGGGTATACGGTGGTAACATTAGACAGGTTGATAAAGGACATGACAAAATAAATTTCTTCTATATTTTCAACAGCAACATCACCAAGTTCCAGAAACGAGCCCCGGTTCACCCTTCATGATCAAACCGATAAAAAGATAACTTCGTCTTACGTAAAATATAAAATTCTTCCGCCACTTCATTCCACTCATTACCAACAACTTGCCGTGTAAAAAAGTCTGTAATACCCCCAAACCGGTATGTAAGCGATGGAGTGGAACATTCACCCGTTATTTGCAAGAGAAGCGTAGATATCAGATTAAATCTGACAGGATATGCTGTACTTTCGTTCAACTTAATAGGATGTCAGTGTGTAAACTTCCGATATATACTGTTGCTTCACCAGTGTGAAACGGTGGTTTCACACTGGTGACAACAGCTCTTCACACAGGTGAAAACCCATCTTCACCTAAGTGAAAATCATATCCTACCGTTCTCCTTGCAAGAATTCCAACAGACCTTCATCCTGCATAATGACGCTTTCTGCCAAACTGACTCCGACAGGGAAAACGGATAAACCGTTTCGAGGGGATACAGGAGGATTCTTCACTATAAATTATTGATTAACAATAATATGCGGTGATGAAACAAAAAAGTATTGCAACGCAGAAATATAACTTTTTTATTCATTATAATTGCCCATGTGAACGATTGTAGAAACAGGTAAAAATCGTAAATAGCTGGTAAAGGTATGAATGGTTTCCCAAAATATACTATCTTTGCCTCCCATTACAAACAGATAAACCACTATAAAGTATGACCTACATGAAAATACTTTTGCTCTTGATGTTCTGTACAGTCCTGCCGATGCAAGCCCAACAGATGAAGAAACTTACTGATTTGAAAGATTTTGAATCCCGTCTGCTGCAAGAGGCTAAAAATATAGAGTCCATCGAAAGTAATTTCACTCAGATAAAATATCTGGATGTATTCGATGAGAAAATAACCTCGAAAGGAAAGTTCTATTATAAAAAGAGCAATAAGATATGCATGGACTACGCACAGCCCATGAACTACCTTATCGTGATCAACAACAACCAACTGAAAATAGTATCGGACGGAAAGAAAAGCATCATGGACCTTCACTCCAACAAGATGATGAACCAGATGCAGGATATGCTTACCGCCTGCATGGTGGGCGACCTGTCCAACATGTCGCCCGGCTATGTTTTAGAATATTTTGAAGACGCCCATTACTATCTCATTCAAATCAAGCCCGTCAGCAAAGCGGTACAGGCATATATCAACCAGATTCAAATTTATTTAGACAAAAAAGACATGTCTGTCCACAAACTACGTTTATCGGAAACCGCAACCAACTATACCGAATACGAATTCTCGGACAAGAAATTCAATTCTTTGAAAGATGAGACAAAGTTTACGATACGCTAGCTGGCTGCTGTTGCTGTTTATCCTGCTCTCCTGCTCACACCGGGTGACGGGGGAAGCTACGGCACTTCCTCCCATCCTGCAGGCAGAAGCACAGTCGCAAAAGTACAACCTGCAACTGGATTTCATGAAACATCATTTCAGCGGAATGCTCATTGTTCGCCAAATGCCTGATAACGAAATCCGTATCCTGGGATCCACTTACTTTGGCCTCAGCCTTTTTGACTTCTCCCTGCACTGCGACACTTTCATAGTAAACAGTTGCATGGAACCGATGAGGAAGAAAAAGATGCTGAAAATACTGGAAACTGATTTCAAAAATCTATTTCTAAAGAGTGAAAAAGCACATATTAAAAAGAAAAGTAGTACTTTTGAACAAAGAATCAGTGGCAAAGGATTTGGAAAGACGATATTCACCTTGTCCGGCTTCGTAAACGGACAGGCAGGGAAAGTACAAATCAAGCATCCACTGATACGGTTAAGAATTCAATTGGACAAACTGAACATAAACAACCCTTGAGATGCTGCTGGAGAACTTTTATAAAATCATTCATAGAAAGGAAAGAGAAGATGGGAAACGGGAAATAGAGATAGAGCTGAATCCCGGTCATGCTCTCTATCAGGGACATTTTCCCGGACAGCCGGTGGTTCCGGGCGTCTGTACCTTACAGATGATAAAAGAAAGTGCCGAACAGATCGTCAGCCAACCTTTGCAGTATGTACAGATTGCTTCTTCCAAATTCCTATCTGCCATCAATCCGCTTGAAACTCCGCGACTGCAACTATTTATCCGACTAGAAGAAACGGAAGAGCATCTTTTCAAGTTGCAGGCAGAAGGCATTTGTAATGGAAAAGAATTTATCAAGTTGAAAGCGACACTGATGACAAATAGTAAAAAGACTCATTCTTTGTGATAAATATCGGATACATTTTCTCCGACATACTTCGTCAAAATACTTGTAAGTATCAGAAAAGCAGATTCTTCTGTTAAACATTCATAATAGCAAGAACAATAAGTCCATTTATACTTGTCAGCATCTATCAAATTTCTTATATTTAGACAATCTAAATCTGATACTTATGAAGAAAGGTTGGCAGCAAATAATGTTATATCTTATAGTTCTCACAAGCTATGGGTGTCTTTCTGATGAAGACAAATGTATCCGTCAGTTGGTGCAGGGGTAGGTATCTGCCTTCCAAACGTTTCAGACTCATGTTTTCTAATTATTATTCCCGGCAACGGTTGTGGCAGTTGCATTCAGGAGGCAATGGACAATATCAGGGAAGCAACAGACACGATATATGTCTTTATGTGTGATACGGAAAATGATTTCTTCTTGCTGAGCGGTGGCAAAAAATCAACGGATTTCAACAATCTTTACCTAGATAAAGACAAAGTATCAGCCAGACTAAAAATGGTAACCACTTTTCCTATGGTATACTTCTTAAAAGACGGGAAATATGTAGAACGTCGGCCTTATCAAAGACCTACGGCAGAGAGCAGGAAACGAATGACCACTCTGACCGCTGACAAGCAGTATATCGACTGGGGTAGTTTCAGACAAGCGGAAATACAGGAAGAGAAAGTAATATTGACCAATACCGGAACAGATACTTTATACATCAATGCCATAGAATCATCTTGTGAATGTACCACTGTACAATGGGCGGATCCTCCTGTTCCACCCGGCGAGTGTACTACGTTGATAATTCATTTTCGAGCGGAAGAGAAAGGGGAATTTGAAAGATTTATCCATGTTCATTGTAATGTACCGGAATCTCCGATAGAAATTTCCGTAAAAGGAAAAGTACAATAAATCTAACCATTAAAAACGAATGCCTATGAAAACAAAATTCACAATGATGATGGCTGTTATTGCAACATTTGCAATAAGCTTGAACCTCCACTCTTCTAATGAGGAAGTAGTGTTTGGAGCACCTGCCGTGCAAATGCCACGAGGGGGTGAAAAGTACTGTGCTTTTAAGGACGATTGGCCAGACTGTAAAATGGCCATCGAAGGCACAGTGTGTATCAGTGAAGACGGTAAATGCGGTAATGGGGTAGAAATAGGCAGACCCGGTGAGGGCTCAGGAGAAGATGGGAATCATAGTGCTCCTACCAATTAACAACCAACAATTTATGTGGCCGGATTTTTAACCGGCCACATAAATTACAAACATCATAAAACCGAAAATATTATGAATCGAACACTTCTTTTTATAACAGCACTTTTTGTTCTGATTTTCATGTCTTGCCAGTCCACAAAGAAAAACAATGCGGAAAGACAGAACGAAGTAGAACTGGTAGCAGAAAAACAGCTGGCCTTCCCTTTAGACGAACAGACCTATTACTTAAGCATATCCATATATCAATTTGAAGAAAACGGGAAGGAATACCTTCACTTTGAAAATACACGAAAATCATTATATGACATCGTCATTTTTGATATCGAAAACAAACAGATAGCCAAACGAATACCTCTTCACAAGACAGGTCCCAACGGATTGCCGGCAGTATATGGAAGCAGGCCTTCCCCCGACTCTAAATACATATTGATCGCACAAAATGATATCAGCCGGCTCAGCTCCATAAACGACAAGGGAGAAGTGATACGAAACTATGATTTCCAAACTCCTGAAGGCAAATTCGCTCCGTTACATTTTGGCAGCTATTACAACACGCCTGCTTTTGTCAAAGACTCATGCCTGTTCATGGAAATGAGTGCCCACAAGCCCAACATGAAGAAAAAAGACTGGCCCGAGACACATATGTTCGCCTCGCAGGATCTGCGAACAGGAGAAGTTAAATGGATTCCTATTTTCTATCCACCCATCTTTAAAGAGGAATATGACAATATCGCAGGAGGATACGGTTTTAGTTATGATTACAACTACAAAGAAAGCCGTTTGGTCTGCGGATTTTTCGGATATGACAGCCTGATGGTCACAGATGACTTGAAACACATCCGATGGTATAACGCCAAAAGCAGATATCTGAAAAGCATGAAACCTAAACTCGGAAATTCTATGGAAGGCATCAATGCCATTATAAAACTCAGAGAAACACCGAAATATTGGCATATCATGTATGACAAATACCGCAATGTGTACTACCGTTTTGCTGAGATGCCTTACAAACTGGCTCCCAACGAAAGCCCCTATGACGAACCCAAAGGAAAGGAGTTCTCCGTCATTGTACTGAACGCGGATTTTGAAATCATTGGAGAAACGAGATTCCCCGGAAAGAAATATTTCTATAAAATGAGTTTTGTGGGAAAGGAAGGACTGTATATATCCGAAAACAATCTGGAAAATCCGCAATTCGACGAGAACAAGTTGGTGTTTACCTGCTTTAAAATTAAAAAAGCATCTCCAAATAAATAATTAACGCCAGAATGCCCGCATCCGAAAATATACTATCTTTGTCACCCATTAGAAACCACATAAATTCAGATACGAAAGTATTCATCCCAAACGTATCTGAATAGTTTGACTGAAAAACAAGATGAATACAAACACAACATCGGTTTGGCGGAAGAAATTAAAGGAACTGGAGATTGTCGTCGTTATTCCCACCTACAACAATGGGAAAACACTGGCGGCAGTCATTGAGGAGGTATACAGGTATGCAGACGATATCATTGTCATCAATGACGGCTCTACGGATGATACAGCCAACATTCTGGAACAATATCCGGCTATCCGCACTATTACCCATCCAGTGAATAAAGGAAAAGGAACCGCTTTGAAGCATGGTCTTTCCCAAGCAAAAAAAGAGGGTTTCCGCTATGCCATCACCATAGATTCGGACGGACAGCATTTCGCTTCCGATATTCCCTGTTTTATCGAAGCCATTGAAAAAGAGCCCGACACGCTGCTGGTAGGCGCCCGAAACTTGGCCTCCGACAATATGCCGGGCAAGAATACCTTTGCCAATAAATTCTCTAATTTCTGGTTCAGAGTGGAAACCGGGCTGAAACTGGAAGATACACAATCGGGATACCGCCTTTACCCTCTGCGCAAAATGGATGTGCAAAGCTGCTGGTACACCGCCAAATACGAATTTGAGTTGGAAGCCATCGTCTTTGCCGCATGGGGAGATGTAGCGGTGAAGAACATTCCTATCCATGTGTACTATCCCCCGCAAGCGGAACGGGTATCCCATTTCCGTCCCTTCCGGGATTTTACCCGTATCAGTGTGCTGAACACGGTGCTGGTGCTGATTACCTGCCTTTGGATTATTCCCCGTAACCTGCTCCGCAAACTGTCATGGAGCAACTGCAAGCGATTCTTTACCGACCATGTGCTGAATACACGGGAATCCAACCTAAAGATTGTACTCGCCATCATGCTGGGTATTTTTATGGGTATCGTTCCGTTATGGGGTTATCAGATGCTGATCACCCTCTTTCTTGCGCATCTGTTCAGACTGAATAAAGTGATTGCCCTTGTCGCCGCCAATATCAGTATTCCACCCATGATTCCCCTATTGCTGTATGGCAGTTACCGGACAGGCTGCATGGTACTGGGTAATCCTCCCGATTTGCACCTCGGAGACCTTTCTCTTGAAAATGTCAAATCAGTTTTAGAGCAATATTTAATAGGAAGCATTATCTTTGCAATGGCTTGCAGTCTGCTGTCGGGAGTAATCTCCACCGCGTTGCTGGCCATATGTAGGAGAAAAAACGGATATGACTAAATTCTTTGTTGGATTATATAACTATTTTGAAAGGCATAAAGTCTTGTTTTACCTGTCCCTCAGCGTATGCATTCTCTTTATGGCCCTTTTTGCCGCCCAAGTCAGATTCGAGGAAAACGTAACCAGTTTCTTTCCGGATACCAAGGACTCCCAAAACTCCATCAACGTATTTGAAAATCTGAAGATAAAGGATAAGATTATAATCATGCTGTCCGGCAAGGACGGCATGGCGGATGCGGATTCCTTGATTGAAGCTGCCGAGACAATAAAACAGGATTTACAACAACAAGCGGAAGGAACCCTGATTAAAGAGATCTTCTCGAAAGCCGACGAAAACCTGATCAACAGTGCCGGAGATTTTGTTTACGACAATCTACCCTTGTTCCTTTCCGACGAGGAGTACCAACGGCTGGATACCTTGCTTACCGACGAAAACATAGCCGCCCTGATGCAGAAAAACTATTCCAACCTGATATCTCCGGCAGGATTCGCCTTGAAGGACTATCTTATGCGAGACCCGTTGGGGCTAGGCAGCCAGACGCTGAAACACCTGCAAGACTTCCAGTTGGAATCCAATTACGAACTGATTAATGAACATATTTTCTCACAGGACGGCTCCACCCTGCTGATGTTCATCACTCCGGTATTCAACACCGGAAGCACGGGCAAAAATGACAAACTCATCCGGCTGATTGAAGATGAACTGCAAAAAGCGGAAAAGGAACACCCCCAATTAGTTGCCGAATATTTCGGAGGTCCTTCCGTAGGAGTGTACAATGCGCGACAGATAAAGAAAGATACGCTTGTCACTTCTTCCATCGCACTGATTATCATTATTGTCTTCATATCTCTGGTATTCAAGCATAAGAAATCCATTCCGCTTATCATCACCCCGGTGCTGTTCGGAGCTCTATTCGCCTTATGCCTCATCTACTTTATCAAAGGCGGCATTTCAGCCATTGCCGTAGGTGCGGGTTCCGCCGTAATGGGCATTGCCTTAAGCTACTCCATACACATGCTGGCGCATCAGAATCATGTATCATCGGTACAACAATTAATCAAAGAAATCGCCTATCCGCTTACCGTAGGCAGTTTTACTACCATCGGCGCCTTTTTCGGCCTCATCTTTACCAGTTCTAATCTGTTACGGGATTTTGGTCTGTTCGCCTCGCTTGCCTTGATAGGAACCACCTTGTTTTGCCTGGTCTATCTGCCGCATTTCCTGAAAGGGCAGGCGCATGTAAAACAAGGGGCGGTGCTACGCTTTATCGAGAAACTGAACGCTTATCCATACGAAAAGAACAAAGGACTGGTAGGTTTCATCCTTATTCTGACCTTAGTATGTATCTTCACTTCGCAGAACGTGCGTTTCAACGAGGATATGATGAGTCTGAACTATGAACCTGCCCACTTGAAACAAGCGGAAAACAAGCTGACCGAACTCTTTGACAAGCAAGAAAAGACCGTTCTCTTTGTCAGTACAGGCAAAGATATGGGAGATGCCACGGGACAATACGCCGAAACAAACCGGCTGCTCTCCCAATTGAAAGAAGAGGGAAAAATAAAAGATTATGCCTCTGCCGGACAGTTTTTGATACCGGAAGAGGTGCAGGAAGTACGGTTGAAACAATGGCACAACTACTGGACTCCGGAAAAGAAAGCCTGGCTATGCAAAACCATTCGGACAGAAGCTGCCCACTATCATTTCCGTGAACATGCATTCGAGCCGTTTTTCCAATGGCTCGACCGTCCGTTCCAGCCTTTGGACTACCAAAATGAAATCACGACCCAGCTTCTGAACGAATGGCAGACTTCCGCTGATTCCCTGACCATGCTGATTACTCAGGTACGGATGAACGAGGCCGACAAGGAAGCGGTGTACCCCCTTTTCCAACAAAAAGAGAAGGTGGTTATCTTTGACCGTGGTTATTTAGCCAACCAATGGGTATCTGCTGTCAATCAGGATTTTTATCTGATTCTTTATATCTCTTCTTTCCTGATTTTCTTTGCCCTATGGATTTCCTACGGGCGCATAGAACTGACTCTGATGAGTTTCCTGCCGATGCTGGTCAGCTGGATTATCATTGTGGGATTAATGGGCATACTGGGTATTGAGTTCAATATCATCAACATCATTCTGTCCACTTTTATTTTTGGAATCGGGGATGATTTCAGCATTTTCATTATGGACGGATTGCAGAATAAATACCGCACAGGACGGCAGTTGCTGAACTCGCACAAGACAGCCATCTTCTTCTCCGCTTTCACCACCGTGATAGGTATGGGCACATTGGTCTTCGCACGCCATCCGGCATTACAGTCCATTTCCCTCATCTCCATTTTGGGAATGATTGCCGTCGTACTGGTGGCCTACACACTGCAACCCATCCTTTTCCGATTCTTCATCACAGCCCCTGCTTCCAAAGGATTGCCTCCTTATACATTGACAGGACTGGCAAGAACCGGCTGCTTGTTCCTGCTGTTCTTTATCGGATGCCTGTTCCTACGCTTGCTGATAGCTGTCATGACCTTGCTTCCTATCCGCA from Phocaeicola dorei encodes the following:
- a CDS encoding LolA family protein, translating into MTYMKILLLLMFCTVLPMQAQQMKKLTDLKDFESRLLQEAKNIESIESNFTQIKYLDVFDEKITSKGKFYYKKSNKICMDYAQPMNYLIVINNNQLKIVSDGKKSIMDLHSNKMMNQMQDMLTACMVGDLSNMSPGYVLEYFEDAHYYLIQIKPVSKAVQAYINQIQIYLDKKDMSVHKLRLSETATNYTEYEFSDKKFNSLKDETKFTIR
- a CDS encoding hydroxymyristoyl-ACP dehydratase; protein product: MLLENFYKIIHRKEREDGKREIEIELNPGHALYQGHFPGQPVVPGVCTLQMIKESAEQIVSQPLQYVQIASSKFLSAINPLETPRLQLFIRLEETEEHLFKLQAEGICNGKEFIKLKATLMTNSKKTHSL
- a CDS encoding DUF1573 domain-containing protein: MYPSVGAGVGICLPNVSDSCFLIIIPGNGCGSCIQEAMDNIREATDTIYVFMCDTENDFFLLSGGKKSTDFNNLYLDKDKVSARLKMVTTFPMVYFLKDGKYVERRPYQRPTAESRKRMTTLTADKQYIDWGSFRQAEIQEEKVILTNTGTDTLYINAIESSCECTTVQWADPPVPPGECTTLIIHFRAEEKGEFERFIHVHCNVPESPIEISVKGKVQ
- a CDS encoding DUF4221 domain-containing protein; the encoded protein is MNRTLLFITALFVLIFMSCQSTKKNNAERQNEVELVAEKQLAFPLDEQTYYLSISIYQFEENGKEYLHFENTRKSLYDIVIFDIENKQIAKRIPLHKTGPNGLPAVYGSRPSPDSKYILIAQNDISRLSSINDKGEVIRNYDFQTPEGKFAPLHFGSYYNTPAFVKDSCLFMEMSAHKPNMKKKDWPETHMFASQDLRTGEVKWIPIFYPPIFKEEYDNIAGGYGFSYDYNYKESRLVCGFFGYDSLMVTDDLKHIRWYNAKSRYLKSMKPKLGNSMEGINAIIKLRETPKYWHIMYDKYRNVYYRFAEMPYKLAPNESPYDEPKGKEFSVIVLNADFEIIGETRFPGKKYFYKMSFVGKEGLYISENNLENPQFDENKLVFTCFKIKKASPNK
- a CDS encoding DUF2062 domain-containing protein; its protein translation is MNTNTTSVWRKKLKELEIVVVIPTYNNGKTLAAVIEEVYRYADDIIVINDGSTDDTANILEQYPAIRTITHPVNKGKGTALKHGLSQAKKEGFRYAITIDSDGQHFASDIPCFIEAIEKEPDTLLVGARNLASDNMPGKNTFANKFSNFWFRVETGLKLEDTQSGYRLYPLRKMDVQSCWYTAKYEFELEAIVFAAWGDVAVKNIPIHVYYPPQAERVSHFRPFRDFTRISVLNTVLVLITCLWIIPRNLLRKLSWSNCKRFFTDHVLNTRESNLKIVLAIMLGIFMGIVPLWGYQMLITLFLAHLFRLNKVIALVAANISIPPMIPLLLYGSYRTGCMVLGNPPDLHLGDLSLENVKSVLEQYLIGSIIFAMACSLLSGVISTALLAICRRKNGYD
- a CDS encoding trifunctional MMPL family transporter/lysophospholipid acyltransferase/class I SAM-dependent methyltransferase, which encodes MTKFFVGLYNYFERHKVLFYLSLSVCILFMALFAAQVRFEENVTSFFPDTKDSQNSINVFENLKIKDKIIIMLSGKDGMADADSLIEAAETIKQDLQQQAEGTLIKEIFSKADENLINSAGDFVYDNLPLFLSDEEYQRLDTLLTDENIAALMQKNYSNLISPAGFALKDYLMRDPLGLGSQTLKHLQDFQLESNYELINEHIFSQDGSTLLMFITPVFNTGSTGKNDKLIRLIEDELQKAEKEHPQLVAEYFGGPSVGVYNARQIKKDTLVTSSIALIIIIVFISLVFKHKKSIPLIITPVLFGALFALCLIYFIKGGISAIAVGAGSAVMGIALSYSIHMLAHQNHVSSVQQLIKEIAYPLTVGSFTTIGAFFGLIFTSSNLLRDFGLFASLALIGTTLFCLVYLPHFLKGQAHVKQGAVLRFIEKLNAYPYEKNKGLVGFILILTLVCIFTSQNVRFNEDMMSLNYEPAHLKQAENKLTELFDKQEKTVLFVSTGKDMGDATGQYAETNRLLSQLKEEGKIKDYASAGQFLIPEEVQEVRLKQWHNYWTPEKKAWLCKTIRTEAAHYHFREHAFEPFFQWLDRPFQPLDYQNEITTQLLNEWQTSADSLTMLITQVRMNEADKEAVYPLFQQKEKVVIFDRGYLANQWVSAVNQDFYLILYISSFLIFFALWISYGRIELTLMSFLPMLVSWIIIVGLMGILGIEFNIINIILSTFIFGIGDDFSIFIMDGLQNKYRTGRQLLNSHKTAIFFSAFTTVIGMGTLVFARHPALQSISLISILGMIAVVLVAYTLQPILFRFFITAPASKGLPPYTLTGLARTGCLFLLFFIGCLFLRLLIAVMTLLPIRKAYKKQVLCQLIHVTCKGLIHIATFVHKEKINRTGETFKKPAILIANHQSFIDILVLLALTPKLVMITNHWVWHSPFFGAIIRYADFYYVGDGYELYVERMRQKVKEGYSIAIFPEGTRTYDGRMKRFHKGAFYLSEKLQLDIIPVILYGNCKIIAKAQPFNVRKGIMLTEILPRIPANDATYGTTYQERTKNISAWMKKEYARICREQSTTDNPVFYENLVQNYIYKGPVEEWYIRIKVKMEDNYRLFNQLVPVKGQITDIGCGFGPLCYMLSQLSEEREITGIDYDEDKIAVAQQGWLRTPHLQFVCADALEYPLPESDVFILNDMLHYMSYEHQRTLLLRCVERLRPGGKLIVRDGNAANTGKHRLTRFTELLSTGIFNFNKTTEQLCFTSEEQISSIAQACGMQLEILPNDRYTSNTIYIFQKNKPEHE